CAAACTAGCAACGACTTTCTTTAGTCATCGTTGACAAATTGATAGATTTTAATTATTATGGCGCAATAGTCATAGGTAAATACTATTTGTTAGTCCACAGGTAGGCTTTGACGTAAATGTACTCACAGCGCGacaatggggaaaaaaaaattgttctagcctaaatcaaagaaagaaaataatagatttttttttttttttttgtattccgTCGAAACAATTTAATACATAGAAAAAATCGCTAGAAAATTTGaaggttaatatcataaaaatcccaaactatgCTCATGGTGACACAAAAActtagactttttttttttttttttgcgtgtCCCTAAAAACAAtacaaaatcttaaactttttcttgtgTAATCAAAATTTCCGAACTTATACTAGTATGATAAATATTCCTTTGATGGAactgaaataaaaatcatatgtCAAATATGTataatttggtttttttggcAATATAGAAAAAAAGATGGTTATATTACAATGGAcatagtttgaggtttttgccTAAAATCTATAGATAACCCTAAGCAACAAggaattaggaaaaataatcaaaagCCCAAGAAAACAgcgaaaaaatgacaaaaataaaaaaagtgccTCGAGACATGCTTCAATAATGAATTTTGAGGTCCGAAATGGGCATCTCAAAACATACTTCAGTTCAGAACAACCTTTCTAAAACTGGCACTATGCAATGTGCATcccgtaattttttttttttttaaatcccaAATCACCAGGCCACCTGTTCGATTTACTATAGTGGGCAACCGCGTCAGAAGCCATAATTGATAATGATAGGTCCGACCGGGCATCTTTCAAATTCTCTCCTTAGCTGTTTCCATATTGAACTTGGCGTATTCATCTACGTATTTTCCGACCAATCGGAAGCCACCTTATGGTCAACCCCAAGTAAACGGGGCGCGTATTCTGACTGACTGTACCTCTGCGTCTGCCGCACGTTCGAGGCACCTTCACttttgctcctcctcctcgttctCCACTGCAGACCAAGCATCACCagctcttccttttttctcggcccctcctcctccgccgccggcgAGCTCCTCCGGCGACCATGGAGAAGAACCCCTGCCAGTGCTGCTGCGGCTTCATCTTCACCTGCGGGCTCTCGGCTCTCTTCCTGTGGCTCACGCTGCGCGTGTCCAAGCCCAGCTGCTCCATCCGCCAGTTCTACCTCCCGGCGCTCAACAGATCTTTGGACCAACCCACGAACGCCACCATTTTCATGAACGTGAAGCTGAGCAACGGCAACAAGGAGAAGGGCATTTACTACGACCCCGTGAACCTCACCGTTTTTTACTACGGCGATGCGAATCGGACCAAGTGGTTCCAGACCATTCCTAAATTTTACCAGGGGCACCAGAAGACGGCCAAGAAGGATGCGAATGTGGCGACTTCTGGGGTGAATTGGACGGTTGTTGTGGCCAAGAACGAGTCTTCGGTCTTTAGGGTGGATTTGGCCACTACAGTGAGGTTCAAGATCATGGTTTGGAAGACCAAGAGGTATAAGGTAATAGTGGGTGCTAATGTGACTCTCAATGATCAGGGTGCTAAGAACACCGGCAAGAAGGATGTCAAACTAAAGTCTGGGGTGGGTAAGAATTCAGGGGGTTGTTGCTTTTGGCAGGTGGGGACTTCTGTTGTTGCTTTAGCTTTGATTTTGCTTGACTAAGGTCTGAGTTGGACTCTCCCTTGTGGGAGGAAGGTTGAGAATGAGATTAATTTTCTGGTATTCCTGGATGGTGGGCAGTGCTGGTTAGTGTTTGCATTAGAAATGAGTGCTGGTTAGTGTTTGGatttgaaatgatttatttaatggaagagttaaaaaaatcattggttTGGGATGGTTTCGTTGAATGAAGATTTGGATGAATTATGGTGTTTGGTTCTTATGATATGTAGTCCTTATCCTTCATTACATTGAGTTCTTCGGGCTTGTTCAGATTCCTGGTCTTTGCAAACAGAGTGAATTTTGTTTGCCTTCTTAAATTCTCGCGTGAAAGACTGCATTGGGAGGAGAATATGGTTTTGTTAACTTTTGTGTATCTTGTTGTCCTAGATTTTAGTATTGAGGACGAATTTGCTGATTGTTTCGACATCTGTTATTGGAATTCGAAACGATTGAGGTCTTTCTTATCCCTCTGAGACCTCATTCGTGCATCAGGTTCCTTTTTACTACTTTACTGCGATTTCTCAGTTTCAGTTTTT
The window above is part of the Eucalyptus grandis isolate ANBG69807.140 chromosome 6, ASM1654582v1, whole genome shotgun sequence genome. Proteins encoded here:
- the LOC104448347 gene encoding protein NDR1: MEKNPCQCCCGFIFTCGLSALFLWLTLRVSKPSCSIRQFYLPALNRSLDQPTNATIFMNVKLSNGNKEKGIYYDPVNLTVFYYGDANRTKWFQTIPKFYQGHQKTAKKDANVATSGVNWTVVVAKNESSVFRVDLATTVRFKIMVWKTKRYKVIVGANVTLNDQGAKDTGKKNKDVKLKSGVGKNLGGCFFWQAGTSVVALALILLD